A single region of the Vibrio chagasii genome encodes:
- a CDS encoding DUF3187 family protein, with translation MLPFHSAVASPMFVYAQSPIHSNVLSTQLRSAEPNRTGTIEFKSSYTQASIWAHTQAYSLDYYQNQSNIAVQWQASPIWKTELDYRVVTAKDNGLDSFVMGFHDLFGVGQNGRDEVAEDQFTIDFHNAGVHVSDFEGDDLTNAVTFYNELLLYSRGPMSLSAGGSLFYNNVRSGQFARTSFEQGVQLNYSYITPRHSFFSTIGLVHRNSDGHLVSDERLALENVSASWAVGYEYRWNQRHSLVLESLNYQGWSTNDPDFPEPSNEVVVGYRYRLYRLALEALMIENIRNMDNSTDIGFTLGLRFSI, from the coding sequence ATATTGCCTTTTCACAGTGCTGTAGCATCTCCAATGTTCGTCTATGCACAATCTCCCATTCACTCGAATGTGCTCTCTACACAGCTTCGTTCTGCTGAACCAAATAGGACTGGTACGATAGAGTTTAAGTCCTCTTATACGCAGGCCAGTATATGGGCACATACACAAGCTTATTCCTTAGATTATTATCAAAATCAGTCGAATATTGCTGTTCAATGGCAAGCGTCTCCGATTTGGAAAACTGAACTCGATTATCGTGTTGTCACAGCAAAAGATAACGGTTTAGATAGTTTTGTTATGGGATTTCATGATCTGTTTGGTGTTGGACAGAATGGCCGTGATGAGGTTGCAGAAGACCAGTTCACTATCGATTTTCATAATGCCGGTGTTCATGTGTCAGATTTCGAAGGTGACGACCTAACCAATGCAGTTACTTTCTACAATGAGTTACTACTGTATTCTCGAGGGCCGATGTCACTGTCGGCTGGTGGTTCACTGTTTTACAACAATGTTAGAAGTGGGCAGTTTGCGAGAACCAGTTTCGAGCAGGGTGTCCAACTCAACTACAGCTATATCACTCCAAGGCACAGTTTCTTTTCTACCATTGGCCTTGTGCATCGAAACAGCGATGGTCACTTAGTTAGTGATGAGAGGCTAGCACTTGAAAACGTGAGTGCTAGCTGGGCTGTTGGGTATGAATATCGATGGAATCAGCGCCATAGCTTGGTCCTTGAATCGCTCAACTACCAAGGCTGGTCGACCAATGATCCAGATTTCCCGGAGCCATCAAATGAGGTGGTTGTGGGGTATCGCTATCGTTTGTACCGCCTTGCTTTAGAAGCCTTGATGATTGAGAACATTCGTAACATGGATAACAGTACTGATATCGGTTTCACGCTTGGCTTACGTTTCTCAATATAA
- a CDS encoding porin, with protein MKKTLVALAIASISTSAFAVSTSSQNSQNEEMFAFDSMHKDQFSVAGSFGVGGYYDTGSKAFYDDWATGLTLAVSYRNNRFVGYFETDMMLNYTTDNNVAANDAATSGWVNGIDTGPATDVDKAWLGFDTGYGIASFGWENDTALDKVDGAGDNTYEFGASAGDASDAFNVVKFQGATNGIAYAISYFETGDDHNDADKGVNGYIGIEQEVFSVYAGYEARDDEKDYEVYTVTGSMKLGSMKLGLNSWIDQNDEMKNTGFYFSGGYTLSDDLTIAAGYAFNTNEEDNLSDVDSSYINVAAMYRIADNADMGIDIKQDIEGARSIGNTQYDEETHVFAAAYYYF; from the coding sequence ATGAAAAAAACATTAGTAGCACTTGCGATTGCAAGCATTTCAACTTCAGCGTTTGCTGTAAGCACAAGCAGCCAAAATAGCCAGAATGAAGAGATGTTTGCTTTTGATTCTATGCACAAAGATCAATTCTCAGTAGCAGGTTCTTTCGGTGTTGGTGGTTACTACGACACAGGCTCAAAAGCATTTTACGATGACTGGGCGACTGGTCTAACACTGGCGGTAAGCTACCGTAACAACCGTTTTGTTGGTTACTTCGAAACTGACATGATGCTGAACTACACAACTGACAATAACGTTGCAGCGAACGACGCAGCAACATCTGGTTGGGTGAATGGCATTGATACAGGCCCAGCGACAGACGTTGATAAAGCGTGGTTAGGTTTCGACACTGGTTACGGTATCGCTTCATTCGGTTGGGAAAACGATACGGCACTAGATAAAGTTGACGGAGCTGGTGATAACACTTACGAGTTTGGTGCTTCTGCTGGCGACGCTTCTGATGCATTCAACGTCGTTAAGTTCCAAGGCGCAACTAACGGTATTGCTTACGCAATCTCTTACTTTGAGACTGGTGATGACCATAACGACGCAGATAAAGGCGTTAACGGTTACATCGGTATCGAGCAAGAAGTATTTAGCGTATACGCGGGTTACGAAGCTCGTGACGATGAGAAAGATTACGAAGTATACACAGTAACTGGCAGCATGAAGTTAGGTTCAATGAAGCTAGGTCTTAACTCTTGGATCGATCAAAACGATGAGATGAAGAATACAGGTTTCTACTTCTCTGGCGGTTACACATTGTCTGATGACCTAACGATTGCAGCCGGTTACGCTTTCAATACCAACGAAGAAGATAACCTATCAGATGTAGATTCTTCGTACATCAACGTTGCAGCTATGTACCGTATTGCTGATAACGCAGACATGGGTATTGATATTAAACAAGATATCGAAGGTGCACGCTCAATTGGTAACACGCAATACGACGAAGAAACACACGTATTCGCAGCTGCTTACTACTACTTCTAA
- a CDS encoding M3 family metallopeptidase, translated as MTATNYLNQLNHKYLTTHKTKEDFFWDTYMGISDDHDGSTLAQTQWTEFLSSAEQIKAIEAQLSTIDQIQDLQEKESTLTGLNGWLATFKSHAIESQNSQALKADLIKFEAELFEKKQNHVMTYVNEVGQETEGSLPVLGSAVRSNSSEQVRHSAHQALLGLEQWLLVNGFIELIKKRNKFAQSLGFKTFFDYSVVKTEQMTTEQLFTILDDFEARTRDSHQKSLTNLAAQKGQSALEGHNFTYSFAGDVMNDLDPYVPFSKSLRRWIESFGRLNIEYSQATLKLDLLDRKGKYPNGFCHGPIPSFYDQDTWVPAQVNFTSNAKPDQVGSGYDGINTLFHEGGHAAHFANVKMNAPCFSQEFAPTSMAYAETQSMFCDSLLNDADWLKQYAVDADGQPVPDELIKAMINSKQPFRAYQERSILVVPYFERALYEMADEDLTPEKITELARRSEKSILGLDCSPRPLMAIPHLLSDEASCAYQGYLLAHMAVYQTRAYFTDKFGYLTDNPEIGPLLAKHYWYKGNSVNHNGTIESLTGEGFNAKYLADECNLTPDQAWAIEEKKIKQLASRERAQVADLNAKISIVDGATELANNEESNEQMCDDFERFIIEKYGR; from the coding sequence ATGACGGCAACGAACTATCTCAACCAACTGAATCACAAGTATCTTACTACTCACAAAACGAAAGAAGACTTCTTTTGGGATACTTACATGGGCATCAGTGACGATCATGATGGCTCAACCCTCGCTCAAACTCAGTGGACCGAATTTCTAAGCTCTGCTGAGCAGATAAAGGCTATCGAAGCCCAACTAAGTACCATTGACCAAATTCAAGACCTTCAAGAAAAAGAGAGCACCTTAACCGGGCTCAATGGTTGGTTAGCCACGTTCAAATCGCATGCTATTGAATCGCAGAATTCTCAAGCGCTAAAAGCAGACCTCATCAAGTTTGAAGCTGAACTGTTTGAGAAAAAGCAAAACCACGTGATGACTTACGTAAATGAAGTGGGACAAGAAACAGAAGGCTCGCTTCCTGTCCTAGGTTCAGCTGTGAGAAGTAACAGTAGTGAGCAAGTTAGACATTCAGCACACCAAGCCTTGCTAGGTTTAGAACAATGGCTCCTCGTGAACGGCTTTATTGAACTTATCAAAAAACGTAATAAGTTTGCCCAGTCTCTGGGGTTCAAAACATTTTTCGATTATTCCGTCGTAAAAACTGAGCAGATGACCACAGAGCAACTGTTTACGATTTTGGACGACTTTGAGGCACGTACCCGAGATAGTCACCAAAAAAGTCTCACCAACTTAGCTGCACAAAAGGGTCAAAGCGCCCTCGAAGGCCATAACTTCACCTACTCTTTTGCCGGTGACGTGATGAATGACCTCGACCCTTACGTCCCTTTCTCAAAGTCATTGAGACGCTGGATTGAGTCTTTTGGCCGCCTGAATATCGAATACTCTCAAGCCACCTTGAAGTTAGATTTGCTAGATCGCAAAGGTAAATACCCTAATGGTTTCTGTCACGGGCCTATTCCTTCTTTCTATGACCAAGACACTTGGGTGCCAGCTCAAGTCAACTTCACGAGTAATGCTAAGCCCGATCAAGTCGGCAGTGGCTATGATGGGATCAACACACTGTTTCACGAAGGTGGGCATGCAGCCCACTTTGCTAACGTGAAAATGAACGCGCCGTGCTTCTCTCAAGAGTTTGCACCGACCTCAATGGCTTACGCGGAAACGCAATCCATGTTCTGTGACAGCTTGTTGAATGACGCCGATTGGCTAAAACAGTATGCGGTCGATGCAGATGGCCAACCAGTGCCTGATGAGCTCATCAAAGCAATGATTAATAGCAAGCAGCCATTCAGAGCCTACCAAGAGCGCAGTATTCTTGTGGTGCCTTACTTTGAACGAGCGCTGTATGAGATGGCTGATGAAGATCTTACGCCTGAGAAGATCACAGAACTCGCTCGTCGTAGCGAAAAAAGCATACTCGGTTTGGATTGCAGCCCACGTCCATTAATGGCGATCCCGCACCTGTTATCAGACGAAGCCTCTTGCGCATACCAAGGTTACCTGCTGGCTCACATGGCGGTGTATCAAACGCGAGCTTACTTCACTGACAAGTTCGGTTACTTAACAGACAACCCTGAGATCGGCCCTTTATTGGCTAAGCACTATTGGTATAAAGGCAATAGCGTAAATCACAATGGAACAATAGAGAGTCTGACTGGTGAGGGCTTCAATGCCAAATACCTTGCTGACGAGTGCAACTTAACACCTGATCAAGCATGGGCAATTGAAGAGAAAAAGATCAAACAACTGGCTTCTCGTGAACGTGCACAAGTCGCAGATTTAAATGCGAAAATATCGATCGTCGACGGCGCAACTGAATTAGCGAATAATGAAGAGTCGAATGAACAAATGTGTGATGATTTTGAGCGTTTTATTATTGAAAAATACGGACGATAA
- a CDS encoding aldo/keto reductase translates to MVAKVTIAPQGPEVSELVQGYWRTAEWGMTPKQRLAFLKQHIDLGITTVDHADIYGNYQCEKLFGEALALEPGLRDEIQIVTKCDINLCGDHTPERKINHYDTSAQHIYQSVNNSLERLGVHDIDVLLIHRPDVLMDADEVAEAFAELHKVGKVKHFGVSNFSPRQFELLQSRLGKPLVTNQVEINPFNFDVAHDGTLDQLQMNRTRPMAWSCLGGGSIFSGDSAQAVRVREELEAIRLEVGADSIDQVIYAWVRRLPSNPIAIIGSGKIERVKTAVDTLKIELTREQWYRVWVASKGHGVP, encoded by the coding sequence ATGGTTGCAAAAGTAACGATAGCGCCACAAGGCCCAGAAGTATCTGAGCTGGTGCAAGGATACTGGCGTACAGCAGAGTGGGGCATGACCCCGAAACAACGTCTAGCTTTCCTTAAGCAACACATAGATCTTGGTATCACAACGGTGGATCATGCAGACATCTATGGTAACTACCAATGTGAAAAGTTGTTTGGTGAGGCACTCGCACTAGAGCCAGGCCTTCGTGACGAGATTCAAATTGTCACCAAGTGCGATATCAACCTGTGTGGTGACCACACTCCTGAGCGTAAGATCAATCACTACGACACCAGCGCACAGCATATCTACCAATCAGTAAATAACTCATTAGAGCGTCTAGGCGTTCACGATATCGATGTGCTGCTGATTCACCGTCCTGATGTATTGATGGATGCTGATGAAGTGGCGGAAGCGTTCGCTGAGCTGCACAAAGTCGGTAAAGTTAAACACTTTGGTGTTTCTAATTTTTCGCCACGACAGTTCGAGCTACTGCAATCTCGACTGGGCAAACCTTTGGTGACTAACCAAGTTGAAATCAACCCATTTAATTTCGACGTTGCCCATGATGGCACGCTTGATCAGCTGCAAATGAACCGCACTCGTCCAATGGCGTGGTCTTGCCTAGGTGGCGGTAGCATCTTCAGTGGTGATTCTGCACAAGCGGTTCGCGTTCGTGAAGAGCTTGAGGCGATTCGTTTAGAAGTGGGTGCTGATAGCATTGATCAAGTCATCTACGCGTGGGTACGTCGTTTACCGTCTAATCCTATTGCGATTATTGGCTCTGGTAAGATTGAACGCGTTAAGACAGCTGTTGATACACTGAAAATTGAACTGACTCGCGAGCAATGGTATCGCGTGTGGGTGGCTTCTAAAGGTCACGGTGTGCCATAG
- the dbpA gene encoding ATP-dependent RNA helicase DbpA, with translation MSTSKFSSIALKPELLHTLDSLGYTEMTPIQALSLPTILNGKDVIGQGKTGSGKTAAFGLGVLQNLRVKRFRVQSLVLCPTRELADQVAKEIRTLARGIHNIKVLTLCGGMPMGPQIGSLEHGAHILVGTPGRILDHLEKGRIDLSELNTLVLDEADRMLEMGFQDALDAVIDAAPKDRQTLLFSATFPKQIKSVADRIMRNPEMVKVESTHDHSSIQQHFYKLEGSEARDDALELLLLHHQPESAVVFCNTKKEVQNVTDELSHRGFSVIELHGDMEQRERDQALVQFSNKTISILVATDVAARGLDVDNLDAVFNFELSRDPEVHVHRIGRTGRAGSKGVAISFFSEKEMYRVAQIDEYMDMPIEPSELPAKPIAKPYYSNMVTIQIDGGKKAKLRAGDILGALTGQGGIDGKSVGKINLFAMRAYVAVERSVAKKALNKIESGKMKGRQFRARILK, from the coding sequence TTGAGCACTTCAAAATTCTCTTCAATCGCCCTTAAACCTGAGCTTCTGCATACGTTGGATTCTCTTGGTTATACTGAAATGACGCCGATCCAAGCGTTAAGTCTTCCTACTATCCTAAATGGCAAGGACGTTATCGGTCAGGGTAAAACGGGTTCAGGTAAAACAGCTGCTTTTGGTTTAGGCGTGCTACAAAACCTGCGCGTTAAGCGTTTCCGTGTTCAGTCTTTAGTGTTATGTCCGACTCGTGAACTGGCAGACCAAGTAGCAAAAGAGATTCGCACTCTTGCTCGTGGCATTCACAATATTAAAGTGCTGACACTGTGTGGTGGTATGCCAATGGGGCCACAAATTGGCTCACTAGAGCATGGCGCACACATTTTAGTCGGTACTCCTGGTCGTATTCTTGATCACTTGGAGAAAGGCCGCATTGACCTATCTGAGCTGAACACGCTGGTATTAGATGAAGCGGATCGCATGCTAGAGATGGGCTTTCAAGACGCGTTGGATGCAGTTATCGATGCAGCACCAAAAGATCGTCAGACTCTTCTGTTTAGTGCAACCTTCCCTAAACAAATTAAATCAGTTGCTGACCGCATCATGCGTAACCCAGAAATGGTGAAAGTTGAATCGACGCACGATCACTCGAGCATTCAGCAGCACTTCTACAAGCTTGAAGGTTCTGAGGCTCGTGACGATGCTCTAGAGTTGTTGTTACTTCATCATCAACCAGAATCAGCGGTTGTGTTCTGTAACACGAAGAAAGAAGTACAGAACGTGACTGACGAACTAAGCCACCGCGGCTTTAGCGTTATCGAGCTGCATGGTGATATGGAGCAGCGTGAACGTGACCAAGCTTTGGTCCAGTTCTCAAACAAAACCATCTCGATTCTAGTGGCGACAGATGTTGCGGCTCGTGGTCTAGATGTTGATAACCTAGATGCAGTATTCAACTTCGAGTTATCTCGCGACCCTGAAGTTCACGTACACCGAATTGGTCGTACAGGTCGTGCTGGTAGCAAAGGCGTCGCTATTAGTTTCTTTAGCGAAAAAGAGATGTACCGTGTTGCTCAAATTGATGAGTACATGGACATGCCGATTGAGCCATCTGAGTTACCGGCAAAACCAATTGCTAAGCCTTACTACTCAAACATGGTAACCATCCAGATTGATGGTGGTAAGAAAGCTAAACTTCGTGCGGGTGATATTCTTGGTGCATTGACTGGTCAAGGTGGTATCGATGGTAAATCAGTAGGTAAGATCAACTTGTTTGCAATGCGTGCTTACGTTGCTGTAGAACGCTCTGTCGCTAAAAAAGCACTGAACAAGATCGAATCAGGTAAAATGAAGGGTCGTCAATTCCGCGCCCGAATTCTGAAGTAA
- a CDS encoding RNA helicase: MAAIPENTSALEYELCYFDDGKVTTITILASNRQEAMTWYLNEGKHLNDLYSIRPDE; the protein is encoded by the coding sequence ATGGCCGCAATTCCTGAAAATACCAGCGCGTTAGAATACGAGCTTTGCTATTTTGACGATGGGAAAGTAACCACCATCACAATATTAGCAAGCAACCGACAAGAAGCGATGACTTGGTATCTTAACGAAGGGAAACATCTTAATGACCTTTATTCGATAAGACCTGATGAATAG
- a CDS encoding DUF6279 family lipoprotein produces MRKCRWLLLLVCFLFVGCGTKFAYNNISWFAVSYIEDFVSLSNSQESELEARLDSLQAWHKETQLPLYIEQLQMLQNMRRSELNSAFIVEQSEQIKSHIRTIVNKFSPDIYALSMQLNPKQDREFLSNFRKKQQEFYEERLSLNDDDSRERYRERIEERLERWLGSVSKEQQQIIVAWSQEWINTNNSWREYQNNTYQDLTLLMEKKSDLHISQPIIMKLLLNNESYYPDGLESQLNKNMQISAKFLVDIAAVSSDKQWSYFMHELESLASTLITLQE; encoded by the coding sequence ATGAGAAAATGCCGTTGGTTACTTCTATTGGTCTGTTTCCTATTTGTTGGGTGTGGAACTAAATTCGCTTATAACAACATCAGTTGGTTTGCGGTGAGTTACATAGAAGACTTTGTTTCTCTATCCAATAGCCAAGAGTCTGAGTTAGAGGCTCGTTTAGACTCTCTTCAAGCATGGCACAAAGAAACTCAGCTGCCGCTTTACATTGAACAGCTACAAATGCTGCAAAATATGCGTCGTTCAGAGTTGAACTCCGCTTTTATTGTTGAGCAAAGTGAACAAATAAAGAGTCACATTCGAACCATCGTTAATAAATTCTCTCCTGACATTTACGCGTTAAGTATGCAGCTTAACCCTAAGCAGGATAGAGAGTTCTTAAGCAACTTTAGAAAAAAGCAGCAAGAGTTTTACGAAGAGAGATTGTCTTTGAATGATGATGATTCTAGAGAGCGATATCGCGAGCGAATAGAGGAAAGACTTGAGCGATGGTTAGGATCGGTATCAAAAGAACAACAACAGATCATTGTGGCTTGGTCTCAAGAGTGGATAAATACCAATAATAGCTGGCGAGAGTATCAAAATAATACTTATCAAGATCTCACTCTACTGATGGAAAAGAAGAGTGACTTGCACATCTCTCAGCCGATTATTATGAAGTTGCTTTTGAACAATGAGTCTTATTACCCAGACGGTTTGGAATCTCAACTTAACAAGAATATGCAGATATCCGCCAAGTTTTTAGTGGATATCGCAGCGGTAAGTAGTGATAAGCAATGGTCTTATTTCATGCATGAATTAGAGAGCCTTGCGTCAACATTGATTACCTTGCAAGAGTAG
- a CDS encoding 3'-5' exonuclease: MAPHSADSVIVLDFETTGLSPNMGDRAIEIGAVKLVNGEVVDTFQQLMNPGFRVSGFIEGYTGITNRMLSSAASCGEVMDEFADFIQDSQLVAHNASFDKRFLDAELDNIGRDYNGQFACSMLIARRLIQDAPTHKLGDLVRFKSIDNDGTFHRALADSEMTARLWLLMIDELQSDHGIYQPSFQLMQKISKTAKGAIPKLLMSNRG, translated from the coding sequence ATGGCTCCACACTCCGCAGACTCCGTTATCGTTCTCGATTTCGAAACCACTGGCTTGTCCCCAAATATGGGCGATCGAGCGATAGAAATTGGTGCCGTAAAACTCGTTAACGGCGAAGTGGTCGACACCTTTCAACAACTGATGAACCCGGGATTTCGCGTGAGCGGGTTCATTGAAGGCTATACCGGAATCACTAATCGTATGTTAAGCAGTGCTGCAAGCTGCGGAGAAGTCATGGATGAATTTGCAGACTTCATTCAAGACAGCCAACTAGTCGCTCATAATGCCTCATTTGATAAGCGCTTTCTTGATGCAGAGTTAGATAATATTGGTCGTGATTACAATGGACAATTTGCATGCTCAATGCTGATCGCTCGCCGCCTTATCCAAGACGCACCAACTCATAAGTTAGGTGACCTTGTGCGTTTCAAGAGTATCGACAACGATGGTACTTTCCACAGAGCGTTAGCCGATTCAGAAATGACAGCAAGACTATGGTTATTAATGATTGATGAGCTGCAGAGTGACCACGGTATATATCAACCTAGCTTCCAGTTGATGCAGAAAATATCGAAGACAGCCAAAGGTGCAATTCCAAAGCTCCTGATGAGCAACCGAGGTTAA
- a CDS encoding PPC domain-containing DNA-binding protein, protein MITPIATRLTRGQDLKLELQKLVTKHNVAAGSIASCVGCVSQLNIRLANANHTKLIQAPFEIVSVMATLTPNHQHVHISLADENGDVIGGHLLEGTIIATTAELILHRYDTLTFSREYDDSTGYTELTISDNPQ, encoded by the coding sequence ATGATCACCCCAATTGCAACACGATTAACCCGAGGCCAAGACTTAAAGCTTGAGCTACAAAAGCTAGTGACCAAACATAACGTCGCAGCGGGCTCTATTGCATCTTGTGTGGGCTGCGTTTCCCAACTCAATATTCGCTTGGCAAACGCAAACCACACAAAGTTAATTCAAGCACCGTTCGAAATTGTGTCTGTCATGGCAACACTAACGCCGAACCACCAGCACGTTCACATTTCGCTAGCTGATGAGAATGGCGATGTGATTGGTGGTCATTTACTTGAAGGAACCATCATCGCAACCACCGCTGAATTGATTCTTCATCGCTACGATACCTTGACCTTCAGCAGAGAGTATGATGATTCGACAGGTTACACTGAGCTCACTATCAGTGATAACCCACAATAA
- a CDS encoding DEAD/DEAH box helicase, which produces MPFSKLGLSSPIVKAVVKQGYEKPTSIQEKAIPIVLSGKNLIAAAQTGTGKTASFVLPILEMLSKGETQRKKRIRAVILTPTRELAVQVEQNIKKYAKFLNLTSLAMYGGVSYQHQKDRLIEGVDILVATPGRLIDMYGQRAVHFDEVEVLVLDEADRMLDMGFIEDINKIIARLPQDVQNLLFSATLSTPVRALAKSAISDAEEISIAKTDASKANIEQWLVTVDKDRKSALLSHMITEGNWDQALIFIETKHGAAKLVAQLEKRGIQAEAFHSGRSQAIREKILADFKKGHLKFLVATGVAARGIDIDNLPRVVNYDMPFPADDYVHRIGRTGRADATGEAISFLSKDNFKNLCIIEKRLGHLIERRVVEGFEPRKEVPISVLNFVPKKKREQQEKEGK; this is translated from the coding sequence ATGCCATTTTCCAAGCTTGGATTAAGCTCACCTATTGTTAAAGCCGTTGTAAAACAAGGCTACGAAAAGCCAACCTCTATTCAAGAAAAAGCAATTCCGATTGTACTTTCTGGTAAGAACCTTATTGCGGCAGCACAAACGGGTACAGGTAAAACTGCGAGCTTTGTTCTCCCTATCTTAGAAATGCTAAGCAAAGGTGAAACGCAACGTAAGAAACGCATCCGTGCGGTGATCCTTACACCTACGCGTGAATTGGCGGTTCAGGTTGAGCAAAACATCAAGAAGTACGCAAAGTTCTTAAACTTAACGTCACTAGCGATGTACGGTGGCGTCTCTTACCAACATCAAAAAGATCGTCTGATTGAAGGTGTTGATATTCTTGTGGCAACACCGGGACGTTTGATCGATATGTACGGACAGCGCGCGGTTCACTTTGATGAGGTTGAAGTGTTAGTACTGGATGAAGCAGACCGTATGCTAGACATGGGCTTCATCGAAGACATCAACAAGATCATCGCTCGCTTACCGCAAGATGTGCAAAACCTGCTGTTCTCAGCAACGCTTTCTACACCGGTTCGTGCACTAGCGAAGAGTGCTATCAGTGATGCTGAAGAGATTTCAATTGCCAAGACAGACGCTTCGAAAGCGAACATTGAGCAATGGCTAGTAACAGTAGATAAAGACCGTAAATCGGCACTACTGAGCCACATGATTACTGAAGGTAACTGGGATCAAGCGCTTATCTTCATCGAAACCAAGCATGGTGCAGCAAAATTGGTTGCTCAACTTGAGAAACGTGGCATTCAAGCTGAAGCGTTCCACAGTGGACGTAGCCAAGCGATTCGTGAAAAGATCTTAGCGGACTTTAAGAAAGGTCACCTTAAGTTCCTAGTGGCAACGGGCGTTGCTGCACGTGGTATTGATATCGATAACCTACCACGTGTTGTTAACTACGATATGCCTTTCCCAGCAGACGACTACGTTCACCGTATTGGTCGTACAGGCCGTGCTGATGCAACAGGTGAAGCGATCTCTTTCTTATCAAAAGACAACTTCAAGAACCTATGCATTATTGAAAAGCGCCTTGGTCACTTGATTGAACGCCGCGTGGTTGAAGGTTTCGAACCACGTAAAGAAGTGCCTATTTCGGTGCTGAACTTTGTTCCTAAGAAGAAAAGAGAACAGCAAGAAAAAGAAGGCAAGTAA
- a CDS encoding DSD1 family PLP-dependent enzyme: MDISHLDTPSLIADLNAMSINIQLMQERINDLGLVLRPHTKAHKIPAVAQMQIDAGAQGICVAKLGEAEVMAQGGIKDILITTPIAGQKKIQRLITLHQGHPDARFIQVIDDHYHVVEIAKAASAANICIELMIEVECGQQRCGVQVGDDLVELIQAIQITDGVSYAGVQAYSGHLQHVKGYCSRNEQARSVVVPLFDFIRSTLEPKGMAPQIISGGGTGTYTAYQGLGYSEIQAGSYLFMDAAYLAIGDETNTTKNQQFSPALKVLSTVISQPTPSRTVIDAGMKCLSIDLGMPIVEGREGVRYQTGGDEHGILHHEEGCEIFELGQQVILLPSHCDTTLNNFDTLYAVQDGKVVSQWTIKGRGRSD; this comes from the coding sequence ATGGATATCAGTCATTTAGATACTCCTTCATTGATCGCGGATCTTAACGCAATGAGTATTAATATTCAGTTGATGCAGGAACGCATTAACGATTTAGGATTAGTTCTTCGTCCTCATACCAAAGCACACAAAATTCCTGCTGTTGCACAAATGCAAATAGACGCGGGAGCGCAGGGTATTTGTGTGGCCAAATTAGGCGAAGCGGAAGTGATGGCACAAGGTGGTATAAAGGATATTCTCATAACCACGCCTATTGCGGGGCAAAAGAAGATTCAGCGTTTAATCACTCTACATCAAGGTCATCCTGACGCCCGTTTTATTCAGGTGATTGACGATCATTATCATGTTGTAGAAATCGCCAAAGCCGCATCAGCGGCAAATATTTGTATTGAGCTGATGATAGAGGTTGAATGCGGTCAGCAGCGATGTGGTGTTCAGGTTGGTGACGATTTAGTGGAGCTTATCCAAGCGATTCAAATTACGGATGGCGTTAGCTATGCCGGAGTCCAAGCTTATAGCGGACACTTACAACATGTTAAGGGGTACTGTTCGCGAAATGAGCAGGCGAGATCTGTTGTGGTGCCTTTGTTTGATTTCATTAGATCTACTTTAGAGCCTAAAGGTATGGCTCCTCAGATAATTAGCGGAGGAGGAACTGGGACATACACTGCCTATCAAGGATTGGGGTACAGTGAAATCCAAGCCGGTTCGTATCTTTTTATGGATGCGGCTTATCTTGCAATTGGAGACGAAACCAATACAACCAAAAATCAGCAATTTTCTCCAGCCCTCAAAGTGCTAAGCACCGTGATTAGTCAGCCAACGCCTTCGCGTACCGTGATTGATGCAGGGATGAAATGTCTTTCTATTGATCTTGGCATGCCTATTGTTGAAGGTCGTGAAGGAGTAAGGTATCAAACTGGCGGGGATGAACACGGTATCCTTCATCATGAAGAAGGTTGCGAGATTTTTGAACTTGGACAGCAAGTTATTCTGTTGCCAAGCCACTGTGATACGACATTGAATAATTTCGATACTTTGTATGCCGTACAAGATGGAAAAGTGGTCTCCCAGTGGACAATAAAAGGGCGTGGCCGCTCAGATTAA